The sequence below is a genomic window from Prochlorococcus marinus CUG1438.
TACAACTAAATTATTCTAAAAATATCTAATTTCTTAATTTATAACCTTTTAATTATCAGAATCAACTTCTAAGTCTATTATTTCATCTTTAACAGTTCTTTTTTTAGTTTTAATTGATTTTACCTCTGGCTCTATTGTTTCTTCCTTAACTTCACTTTCTTCTGACTCCTCTGCCTTTACTATTTCTTCTTTAACATTACTTTCTTCTGGTTCCTCTGTCTTTACTTCTGCCTTTACTATTTCTTCTTTAACTTTACTTTCTTCTGGTTCCTCTGTCTTTACTTCTGCCTTTACTATTTCTTCTTTAACTTTACTTTCTTCTGGTTCCTCTGATTTTACTTCTGCCTCTAATATTTCTTCTTTAACTTGACTTTCCTCTGGTTCCTCTGGTTTTACTATTGAATTTGTTAAGCTTTGATCTTCATCTTTGCTTAGAAGAAATTTTAATAGTTTTTTAAATAATAAGAAACCTTTTTCAATTCTTTTTGGACCTAAAATTGAAAGCAAAATTACTAAAATTATGAATATTTCAGGTGAATTTAAACCTAATAGTTTCATAAAATTTCATATTCTATCTATATCTTAGTACATGTTAAAAATTTAATCTAATTATTCTCAAAAGTTGGTAAATAGAGTTCCCTATTTGATGCAATTAAACCTTCTTCTTTAAAAAACATCTCTAAATCTTTAAGATCATTTATATCAACAAATTCACCACAATTATCTAATATATTATTATGGGTGAAATTCCATAAATTATCCAAATATTCGTCATCGTCTGGAAATGCTACAAATTTTAAATATGTATTATTCAAAGCATATTCACTAGCAAATTCAGAATCTAATCCTTCCTTCTTAGCATCACAAAAAGCTTTAGCAAATCTTTTACCTACAGAAGTTTGAGCACTCGATAAATCTAAATTACCTTGAATAGCTTTTACATTTATTGGTGCAATAAAAATAATTATTGGGAGAAAAATAGATACTAATATAAACAAAAAAATTTTCCTTTCTTAAAATTCAACTCTACATAAACTAGCAAAAAAATTAATCAATTAGGCCTATTTAAGTAAAAGCACTTATTATAAATTAAGAAATAAATAGAAAACATAAAATAAGCTACATATCGGAATTTATAATAAATAAAGATTAAATAAATTTAGAATTATATGTCTTCAAATATAAAGCTAAAAGGAAGGGGAATTAACAGGATAATTACGAGTAAGGTCATGCTATCACCATTAGCAGGAGTTACGGATAACATTTTTAGGCGACTTGTACGTAAATGGGCTCCAAACTCTTTACTTTTTACAGAAATGATAAATGCCACAAGTCTTAAAAAAGGATTTGGAGCACAAAAAATCAATCAAATAGATTTAGAAGAAGGTCCAGTTGGAGTACAAATATTTGATAATAGGCCATATGCTGTTTCTGAAGCCGCGAAACAAGCTGAGGACTCTGGAGCATTCTTAATTGATATAAATATGGGATGTCCAGTAAAAAAAATTGCAAAGAAAGGTGGAGGCAGTGCCTTAATTAAAGACCGAAAACTTGCTATAGAATTAGTCAAAAATGTTGTAAAAGCTGTTAAGGTTCCAGTAACAGTAAAAACACGACTCGGATGGGATAGTAAAGAAGAAAATATAGAGGATTTCTTATTTAAACTACAAGATGCGGGAGCAACGATGATCACACTTCATGGAAGAACTAGAAAACAGGGTTTTTCAGGCAAATCAGATTGGGAAATGATCGGGAAACTTAAAAAGATGTTAGAAATCCCAGTAATTGCTAATGGAGATATCAAAAATTCAGATGACGCTCTTAATTGTTTAAAAAAAACAAATGCTGATGGTGTAATGATTGGCCGAGGAATTTTAGGATCCCCATGGAAAATAGGAGAAATAGATTATGCCATTAGAGAAAATAAGAATTTTAAAGAACCAAACACAGAAGAAAAACTATATTTAATTATTGAGCATCTTGATGAGTTAATAAAAGAAAAAGGAGATCACGGATTGTTAATTGCAAGGAAACATATCTCATGGACATGTAAAGACTTTAAAGGAGCATCAAATTTGAGAAATAACTTGGTTAGAGCTGTTGATAAAAATGAAGTTAAAAATTTAATAATTAAAATGATTAAAACTTTGAATAATGAAAAAAATACATTAGCTTGAAACAAATTTATTTTTTAAATGAAAATTATTAGTAAAGAAACCAGTAAAAGAGTTTGTGATCATATGAACAATGATCACATTGATTCGGTTCATAAATATCTTATTCATTATGGAAAGATATCAAGGTTTGAGAGTGCTTATATGGAAGAAATTAATAACAGTTATATGAAAATCAATTACGATGGACAGTCAGCAATTATCAATTTTAAAAATGAAATATCTGAAGAAGAAATTCATTCAACTTTAGTATCAATGATTAAAGAGATTAAATAATAAATACATTAGTATAAAAAAAATCTAATTTTTATTTTCATAGTAATCAGTTATCTTTTTACATTCTTCAAATGAAAGCATGCTTAATCTAGATGTGGCTTTTATTTTTAGAATTGCACAAACAGCTAATAAGTCTGAGCTATCAACATTAAGTGCTTCAGAAAGCTCTAGAACCCTAAGACCTTTCATGAGTAATAAAAAAATCTTTTTCTAAAAATATCAAGAACCTCAACATCAATGTGCTGCATTTTTCCCTAAACCTGCAACGAATGGAAAGGTTTGTTCATCCCCAAAAATATCTTCTGCTGAAGAATTAGAAATATTAGTTTTTTTATTATCAGGCTTAATTTCTTCAATTTCATTAGAAATATTCTCTTTAATATTATTTTCAATTTCTTTTGCTAATAAATTATTCGTATTAAAAAATATTGAAAAAACTAATACACATAAAAACAAAATGATTCTTTTCATAAAAAAAATTTATCTAATACTATTGTCATATGCCAATAAAGTTATTTAGAAAAACTGAATAAATTTAAAACAAATCTAAATAAATCAAAATAAACCAAAATAAAAAAATTATTCATCTTCCTAACTTATTTCTATTTTTAAATCTAATTAAAAAATAAAGACCTAGTAATAAAAGAATTGCCAAGGAGTACTGATTAAGAAAAACATAAACTATATAGACGAGAAATGGGAATAAGCACGCCCTCTTGAAATTTAATTTCTGTTCCTTTGACATACTTTTCCAATTTAAATATTCTTCCCATTGAAAAATCTTCTTCATTTTTCTACTTCTATTTTTACGATTAAACATAACTTTATGAATATAGTTTTGATGATTCTTATGTGAATAAACAAAATTAATCTACAATATAAAATAAGTTTTTTTGATTGAATAAAAATATTTTTTAAATAAAAGATGAACTCAAAACCAGTTTGGAAAATAGAAAAAATTGTTTTACCTCAACATGCAGATCATGCAGGCGTGATGTGGCACGGTAAATATTTCAATTGGCTTGAAGAAAGCCGAATAAATGCACTTTCAGAAGTAGGCATAAGTTATTTCGAACTAACTAAAAATGGTTTAGATTTACCTTTAATCAATACTTCAATAAAATATAAATCTCCTTTATTTCTTGGTGAAAAAATAACAATCGAGAGCGCATTCAATATTGATAAAAGTCCTAGGATTAATGTAATTTCAAAATTTCTTAACAAGAAAAATAAAATCTTAACGATTGCTGAAGTCAATTTAGTTTTAGTAAATAAACAGAATTTTTCTATAATAAGAAAAAGGCCAGATTTCTTATCGGAAGCCTTTAGTAAATTAAACGGTTGAATTTATTATCCGCCAATTGAACGATTTATTAAATTATTAATTATGAATATATTTCAAGTTATTGATTCTTATCAATATGAAATGGAATCAAAATATCAAGAACAATCAATGCTTACAAATCTTTTTACAGAGCACAAATTCTTAGGTTGGTTAGGATTGTTTATAGTATTTTTCTCTATCTTTGCAATTTTTGTTTTTCAATTTCTTGAGTGGGAAAGTAATGACAATAATAAAATTTAGGAAGATTTAATGCTTATAATTCAACTGAATGACTTAAAAAATGGCTATCTACTTAAAAATAACTAACCCTACAGAGGTTGTAAAAAAAAAGACCTCAAAATGGCTTACAGATATTACACCTGAAAGAATTGATAGAAAATTGGTCGAGGATGAAGTAATAAAAGGCATTATCGAGCAATTAACATTAGAAGGAATAAAAGGAGAAATATCAGCAATCAATGGGTTTGAAGTAAATGAGTCTTCTGTAATAACAAAAAATAATTTTGTTATCAGAAAAACAAAAACTTTTTAGATCGAAAATAAAAATCTTTAATGAAAATTTTTTTTATTTTAATTATTTCTATAATTTTTTTAATTTTTATAATTGTAAGGGATTATCAAATTAGAAAGAGAAAGTTTAAATTAAATAATGCCTTAAATTCCAATTTCTTTATTCAAACAATTAATAATATAATAGAAGAAAATAAATACAATTTGTTAGAGGAGAGGATCAGATTAAGGGAAATAGATGCTTACGGTAACGAGGATTATAAAAAATGGATTGGTAATCCACCTCTTGTTGAAAAAGCCATTGAGAAAAATATATTTAATGGATCCAAGCGATTTAAAGAGGGTATACCATACTTCTGGGAAAAAGTAATTTTAAAAAAATTTGGAAATATGGAATTATTTTTCGAAAAGTGGAGATCGTATTGTCATGAAAATCCTACTATTGATGATGAGATAATTGGATCTATTAGAAAGCTCGAGACTGAAGATTGGTTTGTATTCATAGCAAGTCAAATAGAGAAATCATGCTTAAACCTAATAGAAAAAAACTACTCAAGTAAAAACAAGGAAAACTACAAAAAAGGTATTAGATTTGAAAATCATTGTATGGAAATTCTCAAACAAAATGGCTGGGAAGTAAAAGAAACCCCTAATACAGGAGATCAAGGGGTTGACTTAATTGCGTCAATAAATGATTTGAGAATATGTATTCAATGCAAAGATCATGAAAAAGCTATTGGAAATAAAGCAGTTCAGGAAATTTCAGCTGGTAAATTATTTTGGAAAGGCACACATGCAATAATTGTTTCAAAATCTGGCTTTACAAAGTCCGCTCATCAACTAGCACAATCAAATAAAGTGGAACTAATAAATGAATATCAATTAAAAGATTTAAAAAAGTTTATTTTTTAAATAGTTTAAATAGCTTATATCAATTGTGTTAAGCCCTCTTTATAAAGCAAAAGTGTTGTAAAAATTCCTGAGGCCCACATTAAACCTCTAGCTGTTGGGATATTAAATACATATGCACCAATATATAAAAAACGAAAAATAGGATGAATCAATGATGCAATTATTGCGATATTAGAGTCAGTTAAAGTAATCAAGCAGAGAAGACATGCGGGTGCATGTAGGGAAATACTTTCCCAACAATTTTGGTGACACCAAACTGCTCTTTTACCAAAAGAAGGTAATTCATCGAATAAAGCCCTTGGAGCCGCCATATTTTCAACAGAATATCCTGCTTTAACTCTCCCAATAGTTAATGGAATAATTGATAATAAAACAACTCCAACGGATAGACAAAGGCTCCAGGCGAAAGTTACTTGCATATGATTTAGATAATATTATTAGCTTAATAATTGAAGCTCTTTATCGTGATAAATGAAAAATCATTACCATATATAAAACATTGCAAAAAATGATTTAATTTATATAAAAAAATCATTTATGGATATTTCAAAGATAATATTAATTTTTGGCATTAGTTTAATAATATATTTTGCTTTTCTGTTTTTAGGTTTTTTTCTTAAGAAAAACAATCTTAATGCACAGAATCTTAAAAAAGAAGAATAGATTATTAACTCCACGAAAATTTATTATTTTCTCAATATTTTTATATCTTTTTGGATATATTTCATGGAAATAAAATTTGATCCTAATAATAATAAGGAATATTTGAAATTCAATAAGAAAGTTGCTGGTATATGAAAAATTTTTATAAATTTCTTAAAAGTTTTATATTTATATCATTTTGGCTTATTTTATCCTCATTTTTAATCCAATATTGGAATATCTTTCATTGGGAATATATCTACTTAAACTTCAGAATAATATTTGATAGAGAATTTTGGTTTGTTGCAGAAAAAATTCTTTTAGGATTTGATATTGGATACTGGTTAGAAGAAGCACTAAAATTCTTGAGTTATGAAATACCTAAAGAATCTTTTAAATATTTTCCAATTTATTTCGTTTTAAAGTCTATTTGGATAAAAAATTAATTTATATTTTAGAAGATTTTAATAAATTGCTTAAAATTAGTGAATAAAGTCGATGATTCTATTTTTCTTAAAACAAATAAAGTACCTTTATCACCTCTACAGATTCTGAGCTTATTACTTAAATAAGTTATATCTAACCATCCTAATTGTTCATTATTTATTTCTTTCATAGCATTTATTTTTTTTCTTCCAAATTTAGGACCAATGACGCCAGCATGCGTAAATGAGACCCCAATTTTTTTTTCATTTATGTAATAAAGTCTTATTAAAATACCAGTACCAATAATTGAATTTATTCCTCTTGGTTTAAGTAAATTAAGACCATTTAAATTAAAAGGATCAAGAAATTGGAGATTATCGATAAAAGGAGAGTATTTCAAAAACGGACTATTAGAACTACTCCACCTAAGCTCCCAGACTCCCTTTAAATCATTTCTATCTTTACCAAAGGAAAAGTTATGATTAATTTCAAGTTGTTCGGCAATAGCTTGAATCTTCTCTGAATTTGGAGATTTAAGAAGCAAATTTAATAATTTATCTTCGGATTCCATTTAATAATCGCTGAGTATATAGCTAAGGATAAATACTTACCTCTATGTGCTATATTCTACCCAGAATATGTTGATTTGATGACAAAGAGCTATTGGCTAAAGAAAATTTCAATTCCAAATGCTGATTTATTTCTGGAATATATAAGGACAGTATTGCCTTGGATTAAATCTGTGGGAGGAGTAATAGTAAAAAGAGATATGATACAAGAATCAACCTCAAACGAATGGGATGGAGGGCAACTTGGATTAGTTATAGAATTCGAATCAAAATTTGCTGCTAAAAAAGCATTTTATTCTGAAGTATTCCAAAAATATCTTCAGTCCAGAGATTTAATGGACTTAGTTACTATAAGTACTCTTTAAACAGTCAATAGCGATTTCAAACAAACAACTTATAAATTCTTATAAGTATTTATTACTATTAAATTATTTATGTAATATTTATAACTTCACTAGCAATTGTATGTTTTGCAAAATTTAAGTGTAAAAGTAATCCGTTAATCAAATGAACTATTCAACAGAAAAAGATGATTATTTGATGACAACTCCATATACAAAAAAAATTCAGCAAAAATTTGAAAAGGTTAAATCTTTTTTAGAGCAAAATGGATTTAATCCTTCATCAGAGAGCTTAATGCAAGATATAGTTAGTTCAGAAGAATATATTGCTAAAAATGGCCTATAAAATATCAGAATATATTCAGAGTCCTTAAATAATAAAAACCGCCTATTAGAAAAGGTAATAATATTCCAATAAATAAAAAAATGGATTTCTTTGATTCACCTTCTGATATGGGGTTAATTTCTGGTTCAATTGCGAAGCCATTTTGTCTACCACCACTTTCGGTTGTATAACCTTTTTTATCCATAAGAAAAATTATCTATGCAGATTATCTCATGTAAAAACTTTTTTAGAAAAATTTTTTACATTTAGAATTAAACTAATTTATGAACCTAATAGTTGATTTCAATCTGAGATTTCAATTTGGCAGCTTTTTTTAAAAGACCTACAACTTCCTTCCGGCCATTCGCAAACTCGGCTTTATTGAGTAATTCACTATATTTTTTTGTGATTTCTCTATGATTCATTTTTATTATTGAATTACATAAATTATAAAGTTACTAAAAATTTTTTTTGTATAAAGGATATCAAAATAGTGTTCTTGTACCTTTACCTATTTAAACAAACCTTTTTTCTTTGGTTTAGTCTCTTCTTTAATAACTTCTTTTTTTCTCCCAAAAAATCCCTTTTTTTTTACTGGTAAATTCTCCTCAACAGGTTTAGATTTTCTATTAAAAAGCCCTTTTTTAGGTTCTTTTTTAATTGATTCTTTTTTATCGGAAACCTTTGTTTTTTTAAGGTTTAATTTTGAGTTTTTGGGTTTATTATTTGCGAATAAAGTTTGATAAACAAAAAAAACAAAAACAGCAAAGAAGCCTAATGCCTGTACTAAAGCAGTTCCAAGATTATCAAACATTTATGCCTCAACCTTATATAGTAATTCTTTTTCTTTCGCATCTAAGCATTCTTTATCATCAGTCAAGCATTCGATTTCAGCCTTCTTCTCAGTATGAGAACTGCAGCCGCCTGCATTAGCACTAGATGTTGAAAACAAAGTAAGTACACCTAAAATTAAGGAGCATGAGGTATTAAAAAGTTTCATAGGTTTTATTGTTATTATGGAAAAATAATTTCGCAATTGCGAAGATAATCTTTTCTTCTAGTAAAAATATCCCCTTTATATATACCTCTCTCTATTTGTAGTAATTCACTAAGTCGATAATTAATATTGCTAGTAATGCAAAACCTAAAATGAAAGGTAAATAAGGATATTTATTTAAAATTTTGTTTAGTTTATTTTTCGATGTTTGTTTTTCCTTTTTCTTTTCCCTAGGTGGTAGGCCTAACTCTTCCCTTCTCTTAGCTTCTCCCATAATTTTTAATCTATTTAAGACTATTTTATACATTTAGCAAAAGTAATGTATTGTTCCAGATTTAAATTATTAACGTTTAATTTAGAGTAAATTTTGGATATATTTTAAATAAATAAAAAAATCAAATGATAGAAGTAGTTTGGTCAGTAAATATAATGATTGCAATTCTGATTATTGGTGTAGCCTGGGTTATTTATTACATATTCACTTACGATCAAAAATTTAGTGCTTAGATAAATGTCAGATAAAGATCTAAGTAATTTTCTAAAAAAGATAGAGCAACTGAATCAAATTGCTGAGCTAATAAAAAATAATCCTAGTAAAAAGTTGTCCCTTTCAAAATGCAAAAATCATGATGAAGTAATTAAATTAACCACTGAATGGGGTTTTGAGATTGGTAAAAGGTGGGGAGAATATTGATTAATTTTCTTACCAGCATTTTTAAAATTGCCATCAACTTAAAATTAAATTCCTAAGATTAAGTTAGTATTTCTTGTATTGGAGTTATGAAAGAAATTGGAGAGATAAAGTCAGATATATATAAAATAGCTGCTGTAACAGATAGAGGGCAAAGATTAAATAAATTAATTTCTCCTATGTATAAGGAAAAAACTAATGAAATGGATGAATTGATTAAAGCTCTTAAAAACTTTAGTTTTGAAATATCAGAAAAATCATTATCTGGAGAGTGGGAATTGATTTTTTCTAATGTTGAATTATTTCGAAGTTCTCCTTTCTTCCTTGCTATTGAAAAGGCATTAAATGATGAATTCAAAAGTAATCTTTTTTTTAAATTACATCAATTGCAAGTAGGATCTTTTGGTATATCTACTATTGGTAGAATTGCTCAAAAGATTGATTTTGACAAAAAAGAATTTATATCTACTTTTGACACTACAATATTCGGGCTCACAACAATTCCTATCTTAGGTTGGTTCAAACTATTTCCTACTTTTGGTGGAAGAGTAATAACCCTAGCAAGTGATTTAGTTTTAAGAAATAATTTACTTGATATGAACTTACAAAAGACAAAAGTTTCCAAAGTTGATGGACTTAATAAGATTCCATTATTTAGTGAATTACTTATGGATAGATGGTATCCAGTTAAAGAGGTATGGAATAAATTACCTTGGAATAAAGAATCGCCTAATTGCCAGGTTTCAATTGTATATTTAGATGAAGAAATGAGAATTATGCAGGATATGTATGGGTCTATTTTTATTTATATAAGGCCTTCAATTTCTTTATTGAATTCAAATGCAATATCTAATAATTAAAAAACTGACTTATATTCGCAGTAATTTATAGAAATAAATCTACTAAAAATTTATTTTAAAGATTAATTAATAAAAACATCTCACATCTCAAACACAAATAAGTTATGTTCATAATGAACATTTTTTTATTATGCTTAGAAATCAAGAAAAAAATTCTGTTGTTAGAGGAATATTTTTAATAGGAGGCTGGGGCTTAGGTCTAGACAGATTCTACGAAGGAGATAAAAAAGGTGGTTTTTTATCAATAATTGGTTGGAGCATCACATTTTTTAGTTTTATCTTTCTTAAATGTTCAGGTTATGAATATGTTGAGGGTGTAAAAAATTATTCAGATTATTCCACTAACCCACTAGTTATATTGCCTTTACTTGCTGGCGCATACGGAGGCTTTCTAATAATCAAGAAGGCATTTAGATTAGCAAAGCAATTTGAAAATGCTGAATAATACAACCAGAAGGCAAATTCAAGATAATAATCCAGATACTTTCAGATAAAATTTAAATAAAAGAATTACTAAAAGGTTTACTATTGCTAAAGCTACTAAACCATTTCTATTTTTTACATCTAATTTCTTGACTAAGTTAGAAAGGTAAACGACTGGATTTTCTGGCTCTTTATTATTCAAATTTTATTTAAATATTAATTTGAAAAGAAAATATCACAGTTTCATTTAAAGAATCAAAATTGTAAAGATGAATATCATAAAAGAAATAAATAATTTCTAACCCATAATTCCTGCATTTCTTAAAAACGCTTTACCTATATTGCCAATTACAAAAAATAGAGACAAATTAATTAGAAGGATTATTAGTAATGCCAACATTTTATAGTTTGGATTAGTTGTAATGCCATCAAATCCATTATTAAGAAATCTTTTAAAAAGTGATTTGTCAATATTTATTTTTTGTTTCTCAGAATCAAGTTTAACTTTTTCTTCTAAAGAATCTTGAGTACTGGCTTTCTCTAGAAATTCTGTAAATGCCTTAACATTCTCTTCTTTTTTATTACCCTCATTAATATCTTTATTTTCTTCATTCAAATTGGGGGGCGATTCGATTGAATTATTTTCCTCAGGATTAAGTTTTGAATCTTCCAAATTAGTAATAAATGCTAGAAGTATATTACACCATAAAAAAACCCACTCGATCAAATGAAGAGAGGGTTAGCTAAGATTAAAGTTCTTTATAATATAATAATTTATTTTAATTAAATTTGCGGTAGTAGGGTTATGAAGTTTTAATTTAACTTATAGTCAAAGTGTTTTTATTACAGATGTTAGATGCGAATACTAAAAAAGCATGTAAAGGTGATCCCTCAATAAGAGAAATCAAAATTAGAAATATAGAACATGCTATTGAACAAGCAGAATTGATGATAAAAGAATCAAAAATGAGCCCAGAAGAATTAATCTTCTTAAAAAGAAAAATATCGGACTCAAGACAGGATCTAGAGATACTTTATTTAATGAAAATCCAATGAATATAAAGAGGTTAATCTTTTAGAGGATTGAATTTTTGAAAAGAAAATTAATTTGTATATTTGAAGACTTATAAAGTACGAAGGGAATGTCAGGATCTTAATAAATGTTTTGTTATGTATAAAAATAATCTTCATATACCTTTAAAGGTTGTTCCATACATCTTTTTTTCAATTACTGCTA
It includes:
- a CDS encoding translation initiation factor IF-2 N-terminal domain-containing protein — its product is MKGLRVLELSEALNVDSSDLLAVCAILKIKATSRLSMLSFEECKKITDYYENKN
- a CDS encoding DUF2470 domain-containing protein, encoding MKIISKETSKRVCDHMNNDHIDSVHKYLIHYGKISRFESAYMEEINNSYMKINYDGQSAIINFKNEISEEEIHSTLVSMIKEIK
- a CDS encoding pilus assembly protein; protein product: MKEIGEIKSDIYKIAAVTDRGQRLNKLISPMYKEKTNEMDELIKALKNFSFEISEKSLSGEWELIFSNVELFRSSPFFLAIEKALNDEFKSNLFFKLHQLQVGSFGISTIGRIAQKIDFDKKEFISTFDTTIFGLTTIPILGWFKLFPTFGGRVITLASDLVLRNNLLDMNLQKTKVSKVDGLNKIPLFSELLMDRWYPVKEVWNKLPWNKESPNCQVSIVYLDEEMRIMQDMYGSIFIYIRPSISLLNSNAISNN
- a CDS encoding MAPEG family protein yields the protein MQVTFAWSLCLSVGVVLLSIIPLTIGRVKAGYSVENMAAPRALFDELPSFGKRAVWCHQNCWESISLHAPACLLCLITLTDSNIAIIASLIHPIFRFLYIGAYVFNIPTARGLMWASGIFTTLLLYKEGLTQLI
- a CDS encoding Nif11 family protein, whose product is MSDKDLSNFLKKIEQLNQIAELIKNNPSKKLSLSKCKNHDEVIKLTTEWGFEIGKRWGEY
- a CDS encoding restriction endonuclease codes for the protein MKIFFILIISIIFLIFIIVRDYQIRKRKFKLNNALNSNFFIQTINNIIEENKYNLLEERIRLREIDAYGNEDYKKWIGNPPLVEKAIEKNIFNGSKRFKEGIPYFWEKVILKKFGNMELFFEKWRSYCHENPTIDDEIIGSIRKLETEDWFVFIASQIEKSCLNLIEKNYSSKNKENYKKGIRFENHCMEILKQNGWEVKETPNTGDQGVDLIASINDLRICIQCKDHEKAIGNKAVQEISAGKLFWKGTHAIIVSKSGFTKSAHQLAQSNKVELINEYQLKDLKKFIF
- a CDS encoding acyl-CoA thioesterase, translating into MNSKPVWKIEKIVLPQHADHAGVMWHGKYFNWLEESRINALSEVGISYFELTKNGLDLPLINTSIKYKSPLFLGEKITIESAFNIDKSPRINVISKFLNKKNKILTIAEVNLVLVNKQNFSIIRKRPDFLSEAFSKLNG
- a CDS encoding DUF1330 domain-containing protein — encoded protein: MTKSYWLKKISIPNADLFLEYIRTVLPWIKSVGGVIVKRDMIQESTSNEWDGGQLGLVIEFESKFAAKKAFYSEVFQKYLQSRDLMDLVTISTL
- the dusB gene encoding tRNA dihydrouridine synthase DusB, which produces MSSNIKLKGRGINRIITSKVMLSPLAGVTDNIFRRLVRKWAPNSLLFTEMINATSLKKGFGAQKINQIDLEEGPVGVQIFDNRPYAVSEAAKQAEDSGAFLIDINMGCPVKKIAKKGGGSALIKDRKLAIELVKNVVKAVKVPVTVKTRLGWDSKEENIEDFLFKLQDAGATMITLHGRTRKQGFSGKSDWEMIGKLKKMLEIPVIANGDIKNSDDALNCLKKTNADGVMIGRGILGSPWKIGEIDYAIRENKNFKEPNTEEKLYLIIEHLDELIKEKGDHGLLIARKHISWTCKDFKGASNLRNNLVRAVDKNEVKNLIIKMIKTLNNEKNTLA